Within the Agromyces atrinae genome, the region ATCCGGAACGCAAACAGCGGCACGAGGTTCGCGTCGTTTGGCTTCGTCAGGACATCGTGACGCGATGGCAATCCAACGATGGATGTTGCTCTGACGATCTCTGAAGCGCGCCAGTCCTGGGAGAGCGCGTTTGAGAATATGGACTCGACATCTTTCGTGAGAATCGGCCCCGCTTCGAGGAGGAATCCAGCACGTTGAGCGCGCATTCGGTCACTTAAGGCCGGAGGGAACCAAGCCCACGTCTTCGTGCCTGTGCCCCAATCGACACGCCGTCGTTGCTCATTGTCCGTCCAGGCGTGCCAAAATGGCACGCCATCTCCGTCTGGCACAGAGGCATCGGATTCGGAGATGCCCGATTGTCTGCGCGGTGCCCGTCCCCAGCCAAGGACTAATCCATCGACTTCATCGAGCGTGGGATGAGCTTCAACTGCGAACCACGTCGCGATCTCTGGGTCGACTGTCGCATCCAGAAGTCGCGTGGGTGCCCCATGATGTTGAAGCTTTGCGAAGAACTCGACAGGTCGGCGAACGCGTTTCCCCCACTCTCGTCCGGAATCTAACGTGGCGATCTCAGCGGCAATCAGGCGGTCCTCGTCCACCTTCGCGCTCTGCTCTAATTGCCGGTGTAGGGAACTATGGACGGCCCATGCTGCATCTTGTTGTCCTCGCCACACAGGTCGATGCAGATGATGCTTTGTCTGCACCGCGCTGAGAGCCTTCAGTAGTGAGCGGACATCGCAAATTTCAACAACATGCTCGCTAAAGAAGACCTCCGGTGTGCGCGATGCCCTCGGCTTGGATGTCGGCTCCGATCCGGCGGCAGCTGCCAGTTGCGCGGCCGAATAGAGCGACTCGACGGACGCAGAATCCCGCAGGAAGCGACTCGTAAGGGTGATCGACTTCCAAAATGAATCGGGACCTTCGAGTGGTGCCAGTCTTAGGGATTCGAGCAGCGCGGGGCTGAGCCACTTGAACACCTCCTGCGCGGGAGAATTGATGCCCACCTCAAGGCCCCGCATCGGAACCAGAAC harbors:
- a CDS encoding FRG domain-containing protein; its protein translation is MSPEAGNDISGPSDSGPGEAGLRAGEEPEDLTAEADDIPTDLAAIGNLPGTEDVLRKFATLGAQQAFQIDPAILKQVLVPMRGLEVGINSPAQEVFKWLSPALLESLRLAPLEGPDSFWKSITLTSRFLRDSASVESLYSAAQLAAAAGSEPTSKPRASRTPEVFFSEHVVEICDVRSLLKALSAVQTKHHLHRPVWRGQQDAAWAVHSSLHRQLEQSAKVDEDRLIAAEIATLDSGREWGKRVRRPVEFFAKLQHHGAPTRLLDATVDPEIATWFAVEAHPTLDEVDGLVLGWGRAPRRQSGISESDASVPDGDGVPFWHAWTDNEQRRRVDWGTGTKTWAWFPPALSDRMRAQRAGFLLEAGPILTKDVESIFSNALSQDWRASEIVRATSIVGLPSRHDVLTKPNDANLVPLFAFRILARAKRDIREYLKLKGLTYSSVYPDIGGLVQHLRGPYGPR